Proteins encoded by one window of Agrobacterium tumefaciens:
- a CDS encoding ABC transporter substrate-binding protein translates to MLKTNRRNFMMGTAAIAVASTAGAKFTFAQERRALRLGVNGLPNSLEPVNAISNVGPRIVNQIFDTLIARDFFAKGAPGNAIDLVPALAESWERIDEKSVRFKLRQKVMFHDGVELTADDVAYTFSSERLWGPEAIKKIPLGKSYSLDFDEPVVEDKYTVTLRTKTPSYLIETFVASWMSRIVPKEYYKKLGAVDFGNKPVGTGPYKFVEFVAGDRVVLEANDAYWGPKPTASKITYQIVAEPATRVAGLISGEYDIITTLTPDDIQLINSYPDLETRGTLIENFHMFTFNMNQEVFKDKKLRRALALAVNRPIMVEALWKKQASIPAGFNFPNYGETFDPKRKAMEYNVEEAKRLVKESGYDGTPITYHTMGNYYANAMPALMMMIEMWKQIGVNVVMKTYAPGSFPPDNQTWMRNWSNGQWMTDAYATIVPEFGPNGQVQKRWGWKAPAEFNELCQKVTVLPNGKERFDAYNRMRDIFEEEAPAVILYQPYDVYAARKDVHWKPVSFEMMEFRNNLSFG, encoded by the coding sequence ATGCTTAAGACCAATCGCAGGAATTTTATGATGGGCACCGCGGCGATAGCGGTCGCTTCAACTGCCGGTGCGAAGTTCACCTTCGCGCAAGAACGCCGGGCGCTTCGCCTGGGTGTGAACGGATTGCCGAACTCGCTGGAGCCGGTCAATGCAATCAGCAATGTCGGCCCGCGTATCGTCAACCAGATATTCGACACGCTGATAGCGCGCGATTTTTTCGCGAAGGGAGCTCCCGGCAATGCCATCGACCTCGTTCCGGCACTTGCCGAGAGCTGGGAGCGCATCGATGAGAAATCGGTTCGCTTCAAGCTGCGGCAGAAGGTCATGTTCCACGATGGTGTTGAACTGACCGCGGACGATGTCGCATACACCTTTTCTTCCGAACGCCTTTGGGGTCCCGAAGCGATCAAGAAAATCCCGCTTGGGAAATCCTATTCGCTTGATTTCGATGAGCCCGTGGTCGAGGACAAATACACAGTCACACTTCGCACAAAGACCCCGAGCTATCTCATCGAGACCTTCGTCGCATCCTGGATGAGCCGCATTGTTCCCAAAGAATACTACAAGAAACTGGGAGCAGTAGATTTCGGTAACAAGCCCGTTGGAACAGGCCCGTACAAGTTCGTGGAATTTGTTGCCGGCGACCGTGTGGTGCTGGAAGCCAACGACGCCTACTGGGGTCCAAAGCCGACTGCATCGAAGATCACCTACCAGATCGTCGCAGAGCCAGCCACACGCGTCGCGGGTCTGATCAGCGGTGAATACGATATCATCACTACCCTGACGCCGGACGACATTCAGCTGATAAATAGCTATCCGGACCTCGAAACGCGCGGGACGCTCATCGAAAACTTCCACATGTTCACCTTCAATATGAACCAAGAAGTTTTCAAGGATAAGAAGCTTCGGCGCGCTCTTGCTCTGGCTGTCAACCGGCCAATCATGGTTGAAGCGCTCTGGAAGAAACAAGCATCTATCCCGGCCGGCTTCAATTTCCCGAACTATGGGGAAACCTTCGATCCAAAGCGTAAGGCCATGGAATATAATGTCGAGGAGGCCAAGCGTCTCGTCAAGGAGAGCGGCTACGATGGAACGCCGATCACCTATCACACGATGGGCAACTATTATGCCAACGCCATGCCTGCGTTGATGATGATGATCGAAATGTGGAAGCAGATCGGTGTGAACGTGGTCATGAAAACCTACGCACCGGGTAGCTTCCCCCCGGACAACCAGACCTGGATGAGAAACTGGTCCAACGGCCAATGGATGACCGATGCCTACGCCACGATCGTCCCCGAATTCGGGCCGAATGGTCAGGTTCAAAAGCGTTGGGGTTGGAAGGCGCCGGCCGAGTTCAACGAATTATGTCAGAAGGTCACGGTTCTGCCGAATGGCAAGGAGCGCTTCGACGCCTACAATCGCATGCGGGACATTTTCGAAGAGGAGGCGCCAGCCGTCATTCTCTATCAGCCGTATGACGTTTATGCCGCGCGCAAGGATGTCCACTGGAAGCCCGTGAGCTTCGAGATGATGGAATTCCGCAACAATCTCAGCTTCGGCTGA
- a CDS encoding ABC transporter ATP-binding protein produces the protein MSNLLTVRDLVVQVPARDITIINGVSFSLDAGQTLGLVGESGCGKSMTCYAIAKALPRGISQTGGTIELDSGPKADGKPAIAMIYQDPTSSLNPVHSIGYYLESSLYRHQGLEGNDARLEAMRLLERVGIDRAKSRLRSYPHEFSGGMNQRVMIAHALAAKPKLMIADEPTTALDVTTQAQILHLLEELRSETGMALLIVSHDLGVIARLADRAAVMYCGKIVETAPVAELLERAAHPYARALIGCMPTIDADDLEPPVPIPGSVPLLDNLPAGCYYHPRCPRASEQCSVSFPGPVNVGAFHDAACYHPVSP, from the coding sequence TTGTCAAATCTACTAACAGTTCGCGACCTGGTCGTTCAGGTGCCGGCGCGCGATATCACAATCATCAACGGTGTCAGTTTTTCACTGGATGCAGGGCAGACGCTTGGACTCGTCGGGGAGTCGGGCTGCGGAAAGAGCATGACATGTTACGCAATAGCCAAGGCATTGCCGCGAGGGATTTCGCAGACGGGCGGAACTATTGAGCTGGACAGTGGACCAAAGGCTGATGGCAAGCCGGCTATTGCCATGATCTATCAGGACCCGACCAGCAGCCTCAATCCGGTTCATTCGATCGGTTATTATCTCGAGAGCAGCCTTTATCGCCATCAGGGTCTGGAGGGCAACGATGCACGGCTCGAGGCCATGCGTCTTCTCGAACGTGTCGGTATCGACCGCGCCAAAAGTCGGCTGCGATCCTATCCTCATGAGTTCTCGGGCGGTATGAACCAGCGCGTCATGATTGCCCACGCGCTCGCTGCGAAGCCCAAGCTGATGATCGCCGACGAGCCCACGACAGCGCTCGATGTCACGACGCAGGCGCAGATCCTTCATCTTCTGGAGGAACTCAGATCTGAAACAGGCATGGCGCTTTTGATCGTGTCGCACGATCTCGGCGTGATCGCCCGCCTCGCGGATCGTGCGGCGGTCATGTATTGCGGAAAGATCGTCGAAACGGCGCCGGTTGCGGAATTGTTGGAGCGTGCAGCGCATCCTTACGCTCGCGCCCTGATCGGCTGCATGCCAACGATCGATGCGGACGACCTGGAGCCGCCAGTACCAATCCCGGGTTCTGTTCCTCTTCTCGATAACCTGCCTGCCGGATGTTATTATCACCCACGCTGTCCCCGCGCGAGCGAACAATGTTCCGTGAGCTTTCCCGGGCCTGTCAACGTCGGCGCGTTCCATGACGCGGCCTGTTACCATCCGGTGAGCCCATGA